gtcatttctcCATGATTTGAACATGTAAACCGTCGGGAAACTGTAAACCGGGCGTTCGGACGATATTGCCTCCCTTGATTGCTTTGAACCTGACACTCCCAAATGTACGAACATTAGTTTCTCTCGATTtattagttttcaaaacttgtCTTGGATTTTGAAAACCATTTGTAAATGGTAcgtaacaaaacaaaaaacttatAGATAGAACCAAAAAGAGAATCTCCGAATCGAGAATTAAATGATTGTCGAACACGAGATTTAGATGTAGACAAAGTTAGCATCTCATTCTTGCAACTTACCTGTACTTTGTAACCAGGCAGTGGAGAAACACAGccatttgaagtttggtaAAATCTGTACCAACACAGAACCTCATGCCCCCACCAAATGCCATGAAATGTTTAGATGCTCCATTCAATTCGGATTTCTGCAAACCATATCAAAGTGTAATTCAATTTATcatgtaatagctcaagcccaccgctatcagatattattcattttggtATGTTATGTATTGTTGTTAATCTCACGGTTCTAAAACAATCTATTacgaaaaggtttccacatccttataagaaatgtttcgttcttctctcgaaccgatgtgggatctcacaatccacccctcttgagAGTCCAacgtcttcgttggcacactgtccGGTGTCTAGTAACAACAGAAGTCCAtggttagtagatattgtccgttttgacccgttacgtatcgccgtcagccttacggttttaaaacgtgtttgctagggaacaatttccacatccttataaggaatgtttcgttccctctctgagatctcacaatccacctcccttgagggtcaagcgtccttgctagcacatcgtccggtaTTTGCCTGTAATAcgatttgtaacagccaaagtccaccgctagtacatattgtccgctttagcttgttacgtatcaccatcaacctcacgattttaaaatgcatctccTAAATAGAGGTTTCTACCTTCTtaaaatgaatgtttcattcccctctccaatcgacgtgagaTTTCAATAGTAACCCGCTCCAAAAAGTGAAATAAGACCACATACCTCCCACCGCCATGGATTAAAAGCGAGGGGATCAACATATTTTTCAGGATTCAAGTGCACAGCAGGAGGGCAGACCATAACTGACCACCCAGCTGGAATGGTATATCCTGCTCCAACAAATGTGTAGCCGCCATttgtgatgatgttatgaagaaaaagaatctaTGAGCTCGATATACagacatacatacataccCTTAAACTGGATGTCTCTCAGTGCTTTTCGAAAGATTCCCGGAACTATATTTGCCAGTCTCACAGTTTCATTGATGAACTGACAATTGAAGAAGTTTGATTATGAGAAACAAAGAGGGCTTACagagataaaataattgaagtaaCCTGAAATGTGAATGTCATGGATTTGTATTCTCCCCATGTAAGCCCACAATCTGGATTCTCCCTTGCCTTCAATATCCCCTCATGTTCACACTGATAAAGATGCAAATAATGGATTTAACATGAGGATATTGTTGTTTAAAGTTGAAACAACATTAAACAGACCGTCAGCTCCTCCAGCACatgaggattgttgaggaggAATTTAATGGCGGCAGTGAGAGCAATTGAAGTAGTTTCGAAGCTCGCAAAAAGCAGCACAAACATGAGGTCCAGAGCAATTTCCTCCGTGAGAACAGTTCCATCCTTTGCCAGTTCTTCAAGAACATAATCAAAAAAATCTGTTTGCTCTTTCCTTGGATTTGCACGCCTTTCTTGTAACATGTTTTTCAGCATCCTCATCGCTCTTCTCCTGCCCTGTTGAATTAGGGAAGGAGACGCTCAGTTTCTATAGGAGGTGCTTAAAtacactactagtagatattgtctgttttgactcgttatgtatcgtcgttaaccttacagttttaaaatccgtatactagggagaggtttgttcccctctccaacggatgtgggacctcacaatccacccttcttagggcccagcgtcctcactgacacactgcccgatgcctgactttgatactatttgtaacggacaaagtccactgctaatagatattgtccgttttgccccattacgtatcggcgtctacctcatggttttaaaacgtgtctactaggggagaggtttgttcctctctccaactgatgtggaacctcacaatctacccatcttgaggcccagcgtcctcactggcatacCGCCtaatgtctggctttgatatcatttggaacagcctaagtccaccactaacatatattgtcagATTTGCCCCGTTACGTTATCGTTGTacacctcacggtttttaaacgtgtctactagggagaggtttgttcctctctccaaccgacgtgagaacTCACCATCCGTccccttggggcccagcatcctcactggcacactgcctgatgtcgggctctgataccatttgtaacagcccaagtccaccactaacatatattgtcagctttggcccgttacgtatcctcgtcagtctcacgattttaaaacgtgtctactagagagaggtttgttctactctccaactgacgtagGACTCACGGTGTACAGTGTGCATAGCTTGCTTACCTGTAAGCATTTGTTATAAGCTGTTCCAAAAACATTTAGAGGGAAGGAAATCAAGCCCTGTATGAATGCAACGAAGTTCTCTCTCAAATTCTCTTCAGAGTTTTCTGAATCATAACTAATCAGCTTCTTTGCAGTCAGATTAAAAATCATCtgcaagaacaacaaaaatcagtatcaaacaaacatggaGAATGAACGAACAGGTTTGGTTCTAAACTTTTCAGTGTAATTACACTTGCAGTCTCATCCTTCAATTCAACCGATTCAAGACATGACCATTGTCTCAATCTTGTGGTAGCTACAGCCTCCACTTCAGATATCATCTTCCTCAGATTTTCAGGGCCAACAAGATGAAGAACCATGTTCTTCAGAAACTTATACATGAAACCGTGCAATGAACCAACATTTTGCCTTCCAAATATCTGGGTGAAGGTAGATGGATACCAGCTCTGGAACAAGTGACCCTCTTGTTGAAAGATGAAGTGATTGAAGTCGGGGTCGGTTGAGACAATCAGCGGTCTTCCCACCAAACTTGTTCTGAAGATTGGTCCGTACCTATCCACTCTGTTTCTGATGAAAGGAGGGACATCAGAGGAGGTATTGGGAGCGAAGAACTGGAAGGTTTCACCAAGCAGAGGGAACCCCATTGAACCTGGTGGGAGTTTTCCATTACATTTGGGGTTTCTCCAACGGTAAAGCCAGTGTGTAAAGCTCAAAACAACAGTAGTTCCTATCAAAAGAACCCACATTTTGGTTGCTGCAAACTGAAATGGAAGTATTGTGGGTAAGTTGTGCTTGGATGTGCTCTTATCTTCTCTTATAGCCTCATTGGACGTTGCAACTAGTTAAGATTTTAAtgtaaatctttttttattcaatatcTAAGTCCCTCTTGATACACCTCGAGCAAGGTTAAAGATATTTAgttataaattatagtttaacatATGTATCATATTCGACTCTTTGTTATTTGTTATAGGTAAATATCTATTGTCTTCCATTACtgtctattttattatagacaaATATCATGTATACATTTATTATGATTCTCTAagtgattataaatagagaaatttcATGTCgggtggttttagcaaatattatcatgGTATCACACCTCTTTTGGTTTAGCAACCTatatcttttcttctctatgcTTATGAATCCTCTTCTCATCTTCTCTACCATCACTGTTGACTTTGACGCCGCGGGGTAGTCGTCATGGCTGGCGCAAGCGGAgtcgattgattactcttcagCTCCACCTTTTTTGTCTTCAAATCATCCTTCGCAAGCCGACCTTTCGTCATACTtcgtacatacaacctcaccttctCCAACACAACGAGTCTTGCCTTGAACCAGAAACCTCCTCATCCTCAACCTCGGCAACTAAAACTTCCCTtccatcttccattttcgtcttcttctcttctctttgcaTTCTTCACGGCTATGGCTTCCTCTTCTGCCTTTGTCGTTGTCATCCTTGTCACTTCCCTtccatcttccattttcgtcttcttctcttctctttgcaTTCTTCACGGCTATGGCTTCCTCTTCTGCCTTTGTCGTTGTCATCCTTGTCGCTTTAATCACTGACTCTTTGAGCTAGGCCCTAGGTgccgcactggcctcttcgccaaccaagtcgCCGCCGGCCTCcttgccaaaattggctcctttgCTCACTGTGGCAACTCTTCCAACTTCAACACTATCTTTATCTCTTGCTCTGGGGGCGTGGCTCCCTCTCTGTCCATTGGAACACCACCACCTACTATGGCGCAGACTACTTCTCCATCGGCTTCGCTTACTACTCCTTCGGAGTCACAAGCGCAAACTCTAATTGCCAAATATGATCGAAATATTCTTACTCGTGTTCATttgctcgatagcaaaccagTCCACAAGGCACAGAGCCCACTCCATCTCTGCCCTatctttcttcttcgtctAAAATACACCTCAAAGTCCGCTTTCTCAATTTctgtcatcttcttcctctcttttcaCCGCCACCATCAAACTCTCTCTCTATGTCTCTTGCCCTTTTCTCAAAATAGAGTCATTGCCCTAATTCTCAAGTCTCTACCTTGCATCTCTATAGTTCACtcatggttgtttctcaacacctgaTTGTTGATGGTTCACCTTTCTCTAATCCTAGATTATTGTCGTTGTCAGACGATCCTTTTGCAGTTTTCGATGGCTAAGAAAATACTATGCCGCCCATCCAGACGTCTCTTCCGAatcaggttgttgacatcttcacaaaaagtgtttctcgacctctctttgaatttttcaaattaacgTCAAATCTGATGCTCAGCTgaggtgttaaggatatttaatcctgaattatagtttatcatatatatcatatttgactagttaaatataattatccaTGTATTGCTCACACGTGCTTTGTAATTTAGTTGATTCTCTAAAtggttataaatagagaaatttcGCTACCATTTAAGTGGCGTGGTTTTACAAATATTATCGAGCACCACTGATTCtataatgaataatttgtttatgattcaaCCATAAACTAAGTTTTTCTCGTGGTCATGAGAAAGTGGGCCCCTATTTAAGTATTGAAATCACAAATTACATAACTATTCATCTACTTACCTTGTATGGAAATGGATGAATTCTATGTCATGAAACTATGTGTTCTAACTCCCTATTTGTTCGGTCCTCAAAATAGTAGTTATATTGAATTGGTTACAAAAGTTATTCTCACCGGGGGCAATTCAAAAGACGAACTCTCTCGTATAGAAGTTCATAACTTACTTAGGTTCAAGATCTTGTCTCGTATGAtcattttaagaattattatttaatagattaaattacaattataGTTCcgaaactttaaaatttatgtctaATAGATTCAACCGAATATTTGTggtatataaaattgaaactttataaCGGCTTAGAccgtaatttatttatttatttatttttgaaattttagggtttcattaattaaaaattttaatcctttataatctaattaaacttaataattttaaatggtgTTAAAATGCATATGAAATCGGAAATCTATtagacacaaatttaaaaatatagtctttaaaatctattatatacactattaataataaaattaataatcttaATAAATGCATAGCTCGATAAATTGAGGCACGTCTACCATCTAATGCtatattgttaatttaatttttatgatgagttaattatttgttatCAATTATGTTTCGTATGTAGCGATATTACCAATTGGctacttatttaaatttggttttaACTTAGATGGAGTATAGACACGTTGAGTTTAGTTGAGTTGGTAACC
This portion of the Cucurbita pepo subsp. pepo cultivar mu-cu-16 chromosome LG08, ASM280686v2, whole genome shotgun sequence genome encodes:
- the LOC111799755 gene encoding cytochrome P450 87A3-like isoform X2; translated protein: MWVLLIGTTVVLSFTHWLYRWRNPKCNGKLPPGSMGFPLLGETFQFFAPNTSSDVPPFIRNRVDRYGPIFRTSLVGRPLIVSTDPDFNHFIFQQEGHLFQSWYPSTFTQIFGRQNVGSLHGFMYKFLKNMVLHLVGPENLRKMISEVEAVATTRLRQWSCLESVELKDETASMIFNLTAKKLISYDSENSEENLRENFVAFIQGLISFPLNVFGTAYNKCLQGRRRAMRMLKNMLQERRANPRKEQTDFFDYVLEELAKDGTVLTEEIALDLMFVLLFASFETTSIALTAAIKFLLNNPHVLEELTCEHEGILKARENPDCGLTWGEYKSMTFTFQFINETVRLANIVPGIFRKALRDIQFKGYTIPAGWSVMVCPPAVHLNPEKYVDPLAFNPWRWEVQSNQGRQYRPNARFTVSRRFTCSNHGEMTKKTLMKKINRSSKQRYRNQINGLI
- the LOC111799755 gene encoding cytochrome P450 87A3-like isoform X1, whose translation is MWVLLIGTTVVLSFTHWLYRWRNPKCNGKLPPGSMGFPLLGETFQFFAPNTSSDVPPFIRNRVDRYGPIFRTSLVGRPLIVSTDPDFNHFIFQQEGHLFQSWYPSTFTQIFGRQNVGSLHGFMYKFLKNMVLHLVGPENLRKMISEVEAVATTRLRQWSCLESVELKDETASMIFNLTAKKLISYDSENSEENLRENFVAFIQGLISFPLNVFGTAYNKCLQGRRRAMRMLKNMLQERRANPRKEQTDFFDYVLEELAKDGTVLTEEIALDLMFVLLFASFETTSIALTAAIKFLLNNPHVLEELTCEHEGILKARENPDCGLTWGEYKSMTFTFQFINETVRLANIVPGIFRKALRDIQFKGYTIPAGWSVMVCPPAVHLNPEKYVDPLAFNPWRWEKSELNGASKHFMAFGGGMRFCVGTDFTKLQMAVFLHCLVTKYRFKAIKGGNIVRTPGLQFPDGLHVQIMEK